The Coffea arabica cultivar ET-39 chromosome 4e, Coffea Arabica ET-39 HiFi, whole genome shotgun sequence genome includes a window with the following:
- the LOC113742768 gene encoding uncharacterized protein At5g50100, chloroplastic isoform X1, producing MAYSFRCAAVSIAKRTNAFIVSRNIHNGFPSKTILRSSSSPFSHRHTGYRHSIRATQGSGAARVLDHVAPKKEDVEQSSENWKIKMLYDGECPLCMKEVNMLRERNKSFGTIKFVDISSDDYSPEKNQGLDYKTVMGRIHAILSDGTVVTDVEAFRKLYEAVGLGWVYAITKYEPIATIADAVYGIWAKYRLQITGRPPLEEVLEARKNKRDLCNDSKTCKT from the exons ATGGCGTATAGCTTCAGATGTGCAGCAGTTTCTATTGCAAAACGCACAAATGCTTTTATAGTCTCAAGGAATATCCATAATGGGTTTCCTTCAAAAACTATTCTTAGATCAAGTTCAAGTCCATTTTCCCATAGACATACTG GCTATAGACATTCAATTCGCGCAACACAGGGTAGTGGGGCTGCAAGAGTTTTGGACCATGTAGCTCCAAAGAAAGAAGATGTGGAGCAGTCATCAGAGAATTGGAAAATTAAAATGTTGTATGATGGGGAATGCCCACTTTGTATGAAAGAG GTGAATATGCTGAGAGAGAGGAATAAGAGCTTTGGGACGATCAAGTTTGTGGATATAAGTTCTGATGATTATTCTCCAGAGAAGAATCAAGGCCTTGACTACAAAACA GTAATGGGAAGGATTCATGCGATACTATCTGATGGGACTGTTGTGACTGATGTTGAG GCATTTAGAAAACTGTATGAAGCAGTTGGGCTTGGGTGGGTTTATGCCATTACGAAATATGAACCT ATAGCTACAATTGCTGACGCTGTCTATGGTATTTGGGCCAAGTATCGTCTCCAAATTACAG GCCGACCTCCATTGGAAGAAGTTCTGGAAGCACGGAAGAATAAG AGGGACTTATGCAATGACAGCAAGACTTGTAAGACTTGA
- the LOC113742768 gene encoding uncharacterized protein At5g50100, chloroplastic isoform X2, with protein MAYSFRCAAVSIAKRTNAFIVSRNIHNGFPSKTILRSSSSPFSHRHTGYRHSIRATQGSGAARVLDHVAPKKEDVEQSSENWKIKMLYDGECPLCMKEVNMLRERNKSFGTIKFVDISSDDYSPEKNQGLDYKTVMGRIHAILSDGTVVTDVEIATIADAVYGIWAKYRLQITGRPPLEEVLEARKNKRDLCNDSKTCKT; from the exons ATGGCGTATAGCTTCAGATGTGCAGCAGTTTCTATTGCAAAACGCACAAATGCTTTTATAGTCTCAAGGAATATCCATAATGGGTTTCCTTCAAAAACTATTCTTAGATCAAGTTCAAGTCCATTTTCCCATAGACATACTG GCTATAGACATTCAATTCGCGCAACACAGGGTAGTGGGGCTGCAAGAGTTTTGGACCATGTAGCTCCAAAGAAAGAAGATGTGGAGCAGTCATCAGAGAATTGGAAAATTAAAATGTTGTATGATGGGGAATGCCCACTTTGTATGAAAGAG GTGAATATGCTGAGAGAGAGGAATAAGAGCTTTGGGACGATCAAGTTTGTGGATATAAGTTCTGATGATTATTCTCCAGAGAAGAATCAAGGCCTTGACTACAAAACA GTAATGGGAAGGATTCATGCGATACTATCTGATGGGACTGTTGTGACTGATGTTGAG ATAGCTACAATTGCTGACGCTGTCTATGGTATTTGGGCCAAGTATCGTCTCCAAATTACAG GCCGACCTCCATTGGAAGAAGTTCTGGAAGCACGGAAGAATAAG AGGGACTTATGCAATGACAGCAAGACTTGTAAGACTTGA
- the LOC113742767 gene encoding calmodulin-binding protein 60 A translates to MSDIPEVQEYTNLCFAGSQQQTNALLDDPNLASAIKKMVEVQLAVMLFPTVKRIVESFLGSLEPMMENLVRKTVKQEIELAQERFFTREKWKPHDDPHTSQVRCLELQFLDRISSPVYTGKQIKGERGDSIKLALVDSDGNLVNSGPEASARVEILVVQEGACHGDNSYNCGDSEGVISEKKGRKPLLFRNYFKMKEGIVDLEDVKFKNKAKWTKSCEVNLVARVVENLNGTKVKDAKTESFRVMDCRSTLYKKHDPPMLSDEVWRLQKIGKEGRLHKRLQEAKIYSVKEFLISLNLDPRSLQQRLNVGAEKFKVIVDHARRCEIGGKLYVYHTSGHERKFPVVFDVVGHLRGLVREQLFVPVHDLAEDEKVEAHKMVVSAFEHWEDVQSIDNEASLADIPSQFSGGVNTSISSRIESPTGSNFGICNTISGNCRALSRTSSRHMSPVYSIGGTSFFDGVAGLFQMDNMDSACADSDNEYQQFLIWNHDDSLEFGNPNVESRADQSTADIGCHRIDAQVLSPSRAQLRWRMAIVSVRKRNMAPEDTHSQKKQRHS, encoded by the exons ATGTCTGACATTCCTGAGGTGCAAGAATATACCAATCTCTGCTTTGCAGGATCACAACAACAGACCAACGCTTTACTTGATGACCCAAACCTTGCATCTGCCATAAAGAAGAT GGTGGAGGTACAATTGGCTGTTATGTTGTTTCCAACTGTCAAGCGTATTGTGGAGTCTTTCTTGGGCTCTTTAGAGCCAATGATGGAGAATTTGGTGCGGAAAACA GTAAAACAGGAAATAGAACTGGCTCAAGAAAGATTTTTTACAAGAGAGAAGTG GAAGCCTCATGATGACCCACATACCTCTCAAGTAAGATGTCTAGAGCTACAGTTCCTGGACAGAATCTCCAGTCCAGTTTACACTGGAAAGCAAATCAAAGGTGAAAGGGGTGATAGCATTAAATTGGCTCTTGTTGATTCTGATGGGAATCTTGTTAACTCTGGCCCAGAAGCCTCAGCAAGGGTGGAGATATTGGTTGTTCAGGAAGGTGCTTGTCATGGTGACAACAGCTATAACTGTGGAGATTCTGAGGGTGTGAttagtgaaaagaaaggaagaaagccTCTTCTCTTTAGAAATTACTTCAAAATGAAGGAAGGCATTGTCGATTTAGAAGATGTCAAGTTCAAAAATAAAGCAAAATGGACGAAAAGCTGTGAGGTCAATCTAGTTGCAAGAGTTGTGGAAAACCTGAATGGGACTAAAGTCAAAGATGCAAAAACAGAATCTTTCCGTGTCATGGATTGTCGCAGCACTT TGTATAAGAAGCATGACCCGCCAATGTTATCTGACGAGGTATGGCGACTACAAAAGATTGGCAAAGAAGGCCGGCTACATAAGCGTCTACAGGAAGCAAAAATTTATTCAGTGAAGGAATTTTTGATATCACTCAACTTGGACCCTCGAAGTCTCCAACAA agGCTCAATGTTGGTGCTGAGAAGTTTAAAGTCATAGTGGACCATGCTCGGAGATGTGAGATTGGAGGAAAACTGTACGTGTACCATACTTCTGGCCATGAGAGAAAATTTCCTGTGGTTTTTGATGTTGTGGGACACCTTCGGGGGCTAGTCCGTGAGCAATTATTTGTTCCTGTGCATGACCTTGCTGAAGATGAAAAG GTTGAAGCCCACAAGATGGTGGTATCTGCATTTGAACATTGGGAGGATGTTCAGTCAATAGATAATGAAGCATCTCTTGCTGATATCCCTTCTCAGTTTTCTGGCGGTGTTAACACCTCTATTTCTTCCCGGATTGAAAGTCCTACTGGCTCCAATTTTGGCATTTGTAACACGATCAGTGGAAATTGTCGTGCATTATCACGTACCTCATCACGGCATATGTCTCCTGTCTATTCTATTGGTGGTACAAGTTTCTTTGATGGCGTTGCAGGCCTTTTCCAAATGGACAACATGGACAGTGCATGTGCGGACAGTGACAATGAATATCAGCAGTTTCTAATTTGGAACCACGATGATTCCCTTGAATTTGGGAACCCCAATGTTGAGTCACGGGCTGATCAAAGCACTGCTGATATTGGCTGCCATAGGATTGATGCTCAAGTTCTTTCCCCCAGCCGTGCTCAGTTGAGATGGAGAATGGCAATCGTGTCTGTAAGGAAGAGGAATATGGCTCCAGAAGATACCCATTCTCAGAAAAAGCAGAGGCATAGTTAA